The genomic interval CTCCGAGCAGCAGCTGGTCTTTCGGGTCGTCGACGCCTACTTGAACCTGCTGCTCGCCCAGAAACAGCTGCAAGTGGCGGACGACGCGGTCGGCACGGCGCAGGCGATCCATGAGCGCAGCAAGAGCCGCTTCGACGCGGGCATGGTGGTCGAATCCGACCCGCTGGCGGCGCAGGTGGAGCTGGCGCAGCGTCGGCAGGAGCAGATCGCGGCGCGCAACGCGGTGGAGCTGGCCCGCGCCGCGCTCGCGCACGAGCTCGGCGCCTCGCTCGACACCGTCTACGAGCCCGCCGAGGTCCTGGCCGAGCGCGCGCTTCCGGCTATCGATCAGGCGCAGCTCGAGAAGCTCGCGCTGGAGCGGCGTCCTGACCTGGCCGGCGTGAACCTGCAAGTCGAGATGCAGCGCAAGAACGCAAGCATCGCGAAGGCGTCCTTCGGGCCGAAGGTGAACGTGGTCGCCGACTGGCAGGCGGACGCTCCGAGCTTCGTGGGCGGCGGCGGGAACAACTGGTACGCGGGCGTCGAGCTGAGCGTGGACCTCTTCTCGGGCGGCGCGAAGCTGGCGCGGTTGCGTCGCGAGCAGGCGACCGTGCGCGAGGCCGATGCGCAGCGCGACGCGTTGACCAGCGGCGTGCGCCTCGAAGTCCGCAAGGCGGCGCTCGACCGCGCCGCCGCCGAGCAGCAGCTCGCGGTCGCGCGCGATTCCGTCGCGCAGGCGAAGGAGAGTCTCCGCATCAGCCAGAACCGCTATGACGGCGGCCTGATCACCATCTCCGACCTGTTGCGCAGCCAAGAAGCCTCGTTGCGTGCGGAGACCGGCTACTGGCAGGCCGTGTACCGGGTCCACCTCAGTCACGCCAATCTCGAGCTGGCGACCGGAACACTGGGCGCCGACTCATCCGCGGTGAAGCCATGAAGAAAGTCGCGCTTGCTCTCGCTGCCTTGTCGTTCGCGCTCGCCGGCTGCGGCGAGAAGAAACCCGTTGCCGACGACGCCGAGCGTGTGCGCGGCGTGCAGACGGTCACCATCCAGCGCAGCGCCGTGCCCGACGAGGTCGAGGCCGTCGGCACCGTCCATGCCAACCAGAGCGCGCAGCTCTCGGCGCAGATCGTCGCCAGCGTGCGCGCAGTGAACGCCGTCGAGGGCAGGCGCGTTCGGCGCGGCGACGTCCTGCTCGTGCTCGACGACGCGGCGACGCGTGCCGCCGCCGACCAGGCCAGTGCCGGCATCACGGCAGCGCAGCAGCAGGCCGCGGCCGCCGACGCGAACTATGGTCTCGCGCAGGCCACGTTCGCGCGCTACCAGGCGATGTACGAGAAGAAGTCCGTGAGCCCGCACGAGATGGACGAGGCGCAGGCGCGCTACAAGGCCGCCGCCGCGCAGCGCGATGCCGCCAATGCCGCGCAGGCGCAAGCGGTCGCGGGCTCGGCGCAGGCGCGCGCCATGCTCGGCTACACGCGCATCCGCGCGCCCTTCGATGGCGTGGTCACGGCGAAGAACGTCGATCCCGGCGCGCTCGCGGCCCCGGGCGCGCCGCTGGTGACGGTGGAAGACACCTCGAGCTTCCGCCTCGAGGTCGCGGTAGA from Terriglobales bacterium carries:
- a CDS encoding TolC family protein; protein product: MGKHLLAIFLLLAPGAAAQTRLTLADAVASALEKNPTRKAAVFHRQAAAAGVKEVRGSLLPQLSFSESYQRSNDPVFVFGSKLRQQRFGPGDFALNVLNTPTPFGNFATRFSGGWQLFDSGASWMRLAQSKQASQLAQRQLERSEQQLVFRVVDAYLNLLLAQKQLQVADDAVGTAQAIHERSKSRFDAGMVVESDPLAAQVELAQRRQEQIAARNAVELARAALAHELGASLDTVYEPAEVLAERALPAIDQAQLEKLALERRPDLAGVNLQVEMQRKNASIAKASFGPKVNVVADWQADAPSFVGGGGNNWYAGVELSVDLFSGGAKLARLRREQATVREADAQRDALTSGVRLEVRKAALDRAAAEQQLAVARDSVAQAKESLRISQNRYDGGLITISDLLRSQEASLRAETGYWQAVYRVHLSHANLELATGTLGADSSAVKP
- a CDS encoding efflux RND transporter periplasmic adaptor subunit, with translation MKKVALALAALSFALAGCGEKKPVADDAERVRGVQTVTIQRSAVPDEVEAVGTVHANQSAQLSAQIVASVRAVNAVEGRRVRRGDVLLVLDDAATRAAADQASAGITAAQQQAAAADANYGLAQATFARYQAMYEKKSVSPHEMDEAQARYKAAAAQRDAANAAQAQAVAGSAQARAMLGYTRIRAPFDGVVTAKNVDPGALAAPGAPLVTVEDTSSFRLEVAVDESDLRYVQLGGKAPVVIDALGEDIQAAVQQVVPAADPGSRSFVVKLALPKDARLHSGLFGRARFPRGQRDAVVVPRTAVVERGQMQGVYVVGADGAVALRFITLGRPMGERVEILSGLSGGERLVAAHGGRDLAGKKVD